Proteins co-encoded in one Opitutus terrae PB90-1 genomic window:
- a CDS encoding DUF2934 domain-containing protein, with product MAPQHQPSPTPEEIAARATELWRLAGSPPGEEANYHAAAEAELHKQRELTERTANDPGSRGPSRPQR from the coding sequence ATGGCGCCTCAACATCAACCGTCGCCCACCCCGGAGGAAATCGCGGCGCGCGCGACCGAACTCTGGCGCCTCGCCGGCAGCCCACCTGGCGAGGAGGCGAACTATCACGCGGCGGCTGAAGCAGAGCTGCACAAACAGCGCGAACTCACCGAACGCACGGCCAATGATCCCGGCTCCCGCGGCCCTTCGCGGCCGCAGCGCTGA
- a CDS encoding DsbA family oxidoreductase — protein MKITYYFEVLSSWCHWVEPTWAELKRRYTGRAEFEWKIALMDPSGFPVSRQQCEWFYRRSGGTVMRSTYMLNPGWLEPERQGRYEAPNWVAEAGRDFGFAGDELRLALANAAMRDGRKIGDLAEAVAVAAAATHVDPQKLRARAESPEVQARVAASTQEFHAHQINQRPAFVLTDKIGDKAVFSGLVQLEPLVATIDAMLSDTAAYAAHAAHFGPVPVR, from the coding sequence GTGAAAATCACCTACTATTTCGAGGTCCTCTCATCGTGGTGCCACTGGGTGGAACCGACTTGGGCCGAGCTCAAACGCCGCTACACCGGCCGGGCGGAATTCGAATGGAAGATCGCGTTGATGGATCCCAGCGGGTTCCCTGTTTCGCGCCAACAATGCGAGTGGTTTTATCGGCGCAGCGGCGGCACCGTCATGCGCTCGACCTACATGCTGAACCCCGGCTGGCTCGAACCGGAACGCCAAGGCCGCTACGAGGCGCCCAACTGGGTCGCCGAGGCCGGCCGGGATTTCGGATTCGCGGGCGACGAGCTGCGGCTGGCGCTGGCGAATGCGGCCATGCGCGACGGGCGCAAGATCGGCGACCTCGCCGAAGCGGTGGCCGTCGCGGCAGCCGCCACCCATGTGGATCCTCAAAAGCTCCGCGCCCGGGCCGAGTCGCCCGAAGTGCAGGCCCGCGTCGCCGCGAGCACCCAGGAATTTCACGCCCACCAAATCAATCAGCGGCCCGCTTTCGTGCTGACGGACAAGATCGGGGACAAAGCCGTGTTCTCTGGTCTCGTGCAGCTCGAACCGCTGGTCGCTACGATCGACGCCATGCTCAGCGACACGGCAGCCTACGCCGCCCACGCCGCGCATTTCGGGCCTGTGCCGGTCCGGTGA
- a CDS encoding methyl-accepting chemotaxis protein produces the protein MPIIVPNIGRTPDPGRLRGSSPRGVQAEPGLFLHLMTIRRLSLERKILVLVLLPLVGALIPAGIILQRTQRELTEIRALGQLAGLVWQLGELERRVDQEGTNWYFFKPTWNATEEERRSERVKQDQWRKETDQAIEDYHRLRAAVAGGSLSGPLQSALRTIEQHISELPKLRRVVDTQVDETASLGIMDGYRSFRRDINLVLPLLVDATTSDVIVRKLAVLPKLMLVRKTTMDAGGMIFFYHQQRAQKTGRTFVPSEALTLTHNLEMAEAYWADVIALSQGEVRTHLDQIHSSPEWKTVAELMTGHAQAMLNGTEPPIAGEEGWAPSWGFLFGGLATEIAQLRDDFTQTCNAAERAAHARRLWTSVTLAAAVLLVLWLTRRLCQSISRPISATAENLLAGARSASDESAAVRKSCAVVADGSAHQAAALEETSATLEEISSMTRSNSENAQRAQRSANETRAAAEQGVGQMHQLTDAMAALRTSSDDVTRIIKTIDEIAFQTNILALNAAIEAARAGEAGAGFAVVADEVRTLAQRSAHAARETTDKITAASARTNAGGEITLQVAQSLESILSRARDLENVVNAIAEASREQNSGIGQITDAIQKIDQVTQSNAAAAEETAAAAHELETRAEAFTESVQHLRTIVFGSSSLLDDVSGPVPRSALDADAPVPEVSESAGPAPAARATTPIRSLGTPAGGTPTLAGGRLSKTE, from the coding sequence TTGCCCATCATCGTGCCGAATATAGGGCGAACACCTGACCCTGGTCGCCTTCGCGGATCCTCGCCGCGTGGCGTTCAGGCGGAACCCGGGCTCTTCCTCCACCTCATGACGATCCGACGCCTCAGCTTGGAGCGCAAAATCCTTGTGCTCGTGCTCCTGCCTTTGGTGGGAGCACTCATCCCCGCCGGCATCATTTTGCAGCGCACCCAGCGCGAGTTGACGGAAATCCGCGCTCTCGGGCAGCTGGCCGGACTCGTCTGGCAGCTCGGCGAGCTCGAGCGGCGCGTGGATCAGGAAGGCACCAACTGGTACTTTTTCAAGCCGACCTGGAACGCCACCGAGGAGGAACGCCGCTCCGAGCGCGTGAAGCAGGACCAGTGGCGCAAGGAGACCGATCAGGCGATCGAGGATTATCACCGGCTGCGCGCCGCCGTCGCAGGGGGTTCGTTGTCCGGGCCGCTGCAGTCCGCGTTGCGCACCATCGAGCAGCACATCTCGGAGCTGCCGAAGCTGCGCCGGGTGGTCGACACCCAGGTTGATGAAACCGCCAGCCTGGGCATCATGGACGGCTATCGGTCGTTCCGGCGCGACATCAATCTCGTGCTGCCGCTGCTCGTCGATGCGACGACCAGTGACGTGATCGTGCGCAAACTCGCGGTGCTGCCCAAGCTGATGCTGGTCCGAAAGACGACGATGGACGCGGGCGGCATGATCTTCTTCTACCACCAGCAGCGGGCGCAGAAGACCGGACGGACCTTCGTGCCGAGTGAGGCTCTCACCCTCACCCACAATCTCGAAATGGCGGAAGCGTATTGGGCAGACGTGATCGCGCTCAGCCAAGGCGAAGTGCGCACGCACCTGGACCAGATTCACTCCTCCCCTGAGTGGAAAACCGTCGCCGAGCTGATGACCGGACATGCGCAAGCAATGCTGAATGGGACCGAGCCGCCGATCGCAGGCGAGGAAGGCTGGGCGCCCAGCTGGGGGTTTCTTTTCGGCGGGCTCGCGACCGAGATCGCACAGCTGCGGGATGATTTCACCCAGACCTGCAACGCCGCCGAACGCGCCGCACACGCCCGCCGGCTGTGGACGAGCGTGACGCTTGCGGCCGCCGTGCTGCTGGTGCTGTGGCTCACCCGCCGGCTCTGCCAGAGCATCAGCCGGCCGATCTCCGCAACCGCCGAGAACCTGCTCGCCGGCGCCAGGTCGGCCAGCGACGAATCCGCCGCCGTGCGCAAATCCTGCGCCGTCGTTGCCGATGGTTCGGCGCACCAGGCCGCCGCCTTGGAGGAGACCAGCGCTACCCTGGAGGAAATTTCCAGCATGACGCGCAGCAACAGCGAAAACGCGCAACGCGCCCAGCGCTCGGCCAACGAGACCCGCGCCGCTGCCGAGCAAGGCGTGGGCCAGATGCATCAGCTGACCGACGCGATGGCCGCGCTGCGAACGTCGAGCGACGACGTGACGCGCATCATCAAGACGATCGACGAGATCGCCTTTCAAACAAACATCCTCGCCCTCAATGCCGCGATCGAGGCGGCCCGGGCCGGCGAAGCCGGCGCGGGCTTCGCCGTCGTTGCCGACGAGGTGCGCACACTCGCCCAGCGCAGCGCCCACGCCGCTCGCGAAACGACCGACAAGATCACCGCGGCCAGCGCGCGCACCAACGCCGGTGGAGAAATCACCCTGCAGGTCGCGCAATCGCTCGAGAGCATCCTTTCTCGCGCACGCGATTTGGAGAACGTGGTCAACGCGATTGCGGAAGCCTCGCGCGAGCAGAATTCCGGCATCGGTCAGATCACCGACGCGATTCAAAAAATCGACCAGGTGACCCAAAGCAACGCCGCTGCCGCCGAGGAGACCGCGGCTGCCGCCCATGAGCTTGAGACGCGCGCCGAGGCTTTCACCGAATCGGTGCAGCACCTCCGGACGATCGTATTCGGTTCGAGCTCTCTCCTCGACGACGTTTCGGGCCCGGTTCCCCGCAGCGCTTTGGACGCCGATGCGCCGGTGCCGGAAGTTTCGGAGTCCGCCGGGCCCGCGCCGGCTGCTCGCGCCACCACGCCGATTCGTTCTTTGGGGACGCCCGCCGGTGGCACGCCGACGCTCGCCGGCGGGCGGTTGAGCAAAACGGAATGA
- a CDS encoding glutaredoxin family protein produces the protein MPAELPILYVKTGCPWCHEAIDFLSEHGIGYREQNVSDDPRAMEEMRKKSGQTRAPTLDWNGKILADFGVDELIPFLRQQNVKLEDS, from the coding sequence ATGCCTGCCGAACTACCGATCCTCTACGTCAAGACCGGCTGCCCGTGGTGTCACGAAGCTATCGACTTCCTGAGCGAACACGGAATCGGATATCGCGAGCAAAACGTGTCGGACGATCCCCGCGCGATGGAGGAGATGCGCAAGAAATCCGGCCAGACCCGGGCCCCGACCCTCGACTGGAATGGCAAGATCCTCGCCGACTTCGGGGTCGACGAACTGATTCCCTTTTTGCGGCAACAGAACGTGAAGCTCGAAGACAGTTGA
- a CDS encoding sugar phosphate isomerase/epimerase family protein: MFASLNPGHVGIRNLSFEESLVLAERHGFGGLDVQLVPLHEAVTRHGADAVRAQFFQHGLQIGAWNLPFMPYRGSESEWRAEQAKLPPLLASAGALGARRAGMWIMPGSDDSAYEENFAFHVTRFQPIAAMLADHGIRLGLEFIGPLTTQKKFKHPFVRSLREILDLARAIGPNCGVLIDAWHWHCAGGTREDLRVLTRELLVHVHVDDAPAGVPRDELIDDRRKLPCTTGVIDIDGFMQALTHAGYDGPVTAEPFDADVNALPADQAAALTAKTTREAVARAMRR; the protein is encoded by the coding sequence ATGTTCGCTTCGCTCAATCCCGGTCACGTCGGCATCCGCAACCTGTCGTTCGAGGAAAGCCTCGTCCTCGCTGAACGGCACGGTTTCGGCGGGCTCGACGTGCAACTCGTGCCGCTGCACGAAGCGGTGACCCGCCACGGCGCGGACGCGGTGCGCGCCCAGTTTTTCCAACACGGGCTGCAGATCGGAGCATGGAATCTCCCCTTCATGCCCTATCGCGGGAGCGAATCCGAGTGGCGCGCCGAGCAGGCGAAGCTCCCGCCACTGCTCGCCAGCGCCGGCGCGCTCGGCGCCCGGCGGGCCGGGATGTGGATCATGCCGGGCAGCGACGACTCTGCGTACGAGGAGAATTTCGCGTTCCACGTCACCCGCTTCCAGCCGATCGCCGCGATGCTCGCCGACCACGGGATCCGGCTCGGGCTCGAATTCATCGGGCCGCTGACCACACAGAAGAAATTCAAGCATCCGTTCGTCCGTTCGCTCCGCGAGATCCTCGATCTCGCCCGGGCGATCGGACCGAACTGTGGCGTGTTGATCGACGCGTGGCACTGGCATTGTGCCGGCGGCACCCGCGAGGACTTGCGCGTGCTCACCCGCGAGTTGCTCGTGCATGTGCACGTCGACGATGCTCCCGCCGGCGTGCCGCGCGATGAGCTCATCGACGATCGCCGGAAGCTGCCGTGCACGACGGGCGTGATCGACATCGACGGGTTCATGCAGGCCCTGACCCACGCAGGCTACGACGGGCCGGTCACGGCAGAACCGTTCGATGCCGACGTCAACGCGCTGCCGGCCGACCAAGCCGCCGCGCTCACCGCGAAGACGACGCGCGAAGCCGTGGCGCGGGCGATGCGACGCTAG
- a CDS encoding VOC family protein — translation MKFRSNNCVRVHLPDLKKAEAFFTGVLGFRLTDKSATQLEYDTGRFLLCVNKSEQPLPPIPSFTVISVKDAKEHLLAHGCEIVEDHGTSLYFRDPFGMVYDVIED, via the coding sequence ATGAAATTCCGTTCGAACAATTGCGTGAGAGTTCACCTGCCCGATCTCAAGAAAGCCGAAGCGTTTTTCACCGGCGTGCTGGGGTTCCGCCTGACCGACAAGAGCGCGACTCAACTCGAGTATGATACCGGACGTTTTCTGCTCTGCGTGAACAAATCCGAGCAGCCGCTGCCGCCGATTCCCTCGTTCACCGTGATCAGTGTGAAGGACGCCAAGGAGCATTTGCTGGCCCATGGCTGCGAGATCGTCGAGGACCACGGCACTTCCCTCTACTTCCGCGATCCGTTCGGCATGGTTTACGATGTGATCGAGGATTAG
- a CDS encoding alpha/beta hydrolase-fold protein has protein sequence MPFIALAAAAPDPVSPEIHPDGRATLRFLAPNAQAVALQGLNLKEPQPMTKGADGVWSITVGPLAPEIYSYTFSVDGATVTDPRNRQIKKWIRSESTLEIPGHPPILAAAQPVPHGVVHRHVVSSQTRQRENAFLVYTPPGFDPRANTTYPVVYLLHGFGDDETAWAEVGHANFIADNLIAQKKAIPAIIVMTNGHPVPIPVGVRFPEYSAQNLAAMQQELLTEVMPFVEQNYPTRRDAANRAIVGLSMGGGQSLNVGLTHLDTFGWVGGFSSAAPTEKLDETFAALLAGAKQGQPQLLWIGIGKSDFLLEQNKTFVGWLEARQIPHTWQLTDGGHEWPVWRRYLGEFLPLLFR, from the coding sequence GTGCCATTCATCGCTCTCGCTGCCGCCGCTCCCGATCCCGTTTCGCCCGAGATTCATCCTGACGGGCGAGCGACACTTCGTTTTCTCGCGCCCAACGCCCAAGCGGTCGCGCTGCAGGGCCTGAACCTCAAGGAGCCGCAGCCGATGACCAAGGGCGCCGACGGCGTCTGGAGCATCACGGTGGGTCCACTCGCCCCCGAGATCTATTCCTACACCTTTTCGGTCGACGGCGCGACGGTCACCGACCCGCGAAATCGTCAGATCAAAAAATGGATCCGCAGCGAAAGCACGCTGGAGATTCCGGGCCATCCGCCGATTCTCGCCGCCGCGCAGCCCGTCCCGCACGGCGTCGTGCACCGCCACGTGGTCTCGTCCCAGACGCGCCAGCGCGAGAACGCCTTCCTCGTTTACACGCCGCCCGGCTTCGATCCGCGCGCGAACACGACGTATCCGGTCGTCTACCTGCTGCACGGTTTCGGCGACGACGAAACGGCCTGGGCCGAGGTGGGCCACGCCAATTTCATCGCGGACAATCTCATCGCGCAGAAAAAGGCCATTCCGGCGATCATCGTCATGACCAACGGACATCCGGTGCCGATTCCGGTCGGCGTTCGTTTCCCGGAATACTCCGCCCAAAACCTCGCCGCGATGCAGCAGGAGCTGCTCACGGAAGTCATGCCGTTTGTGGAGCAAAACTATCCCACGCGCCGTGACGCGGCGAACCGCGCGATCGTCGGGCTCTCGATGGGAGGTGGTCAGTCGTTGAACGTCGGCCTGACGCACCTTGACACCTTCGGCTGGGTCGGCGGCTTCAGCTCCGCGGCGCCTACCGAAAAACTCGACGAGACATTCGCCGCGCTGCTTGCCGGGGCCAAACAGGGCCAGCCGCAGCTGCTGTGGATCGGGATCGGCAAAAGCGATTTCCTGCTGGAGCAGAACAAGACCTTCGTCGGCTGGCTCGAGGCCAGGCAGATCCCGCACACCTGGCAACTCACCGATGGTGGCCACGAATGGCCGGTCTGGCGCCGCTACCTCGGCGAGTTCCTGCCGCTGCTGTTCCGCTGA
- a CDS encoding cellulase family glycosylhydrolase, with the protein MNRREFLKSSAAAAAGVLLSSRVSAAEAARRSQPRIPRWRGFNLTELASGRRGQAFVESDFAWMAEWGFDFARLPMSYWSWSSANDWMKIEEDALAPVDQAIEWAARYGIHVNLNFHRIPGYCVNGREREPFQLFDSPHDAMARALEAAVHHWRTFAQRYRDIPSSRLSFDLFNEPPFMADHDRYVEVARALVGAIREVSPDRLIFADGADIGQTPVPGLVELGLVQSTRGYLPKMVSHYTATWVPKNEFESFETPTWPMVAANGERWDRERLRRELIDKWQPLVAQGVPVHVGEWGCFIKTPHAVALRWMTDLLSLWKEAGWGWAMWNLRGGFGIVDSGRADVKYESFHGHQLDRAMLELLLAH; encoded by the coding sequence ATGAACCGGCGTGAATTTCTGAAATCCTCCGCCGCCGCGGCGGCGGGCGTCCTTTTGTCCTCTCGCGTGAGCGCGGCGGAGGCGGCGCGGCGGAGCCAGCCGCGGATCCCGCGTTGGCGCGGCTTCAACCTCACGGAACTCGCCAGCGGTCGGCGCGGGCAGGCGTTTGTGGAGTCAGACTTCGCGTGGATGGCCGAGTGGGGTTTTGATTTCGCCCGGCTGCCGATGTCGTACTGGTCGTGGTCCAGTGCCAATGACTGGATGAAAATCGAGGAGGATGCGCTGGCACCGGTCGATCAGGCGATCGAGTGGGCGGCGCGATACGGCATCCACGTCAACCTGAACTTCCACCGGATCCCGGGCTACTGCGTGAACGGCCGGGAGCGAGAGCCGTTTCAGCTCTTCGACAGTCCGCACGATGCGATGGCGCGGGCGCTGGAGGCCGCCGTGCATCACTGGCGTACGTTCGCCCAGCGTTACCGTGATATCCCGAGTTCGCGGCTCAGCTTCGATTTATTCAACGAGCCGCCATTCATGGCGGACCACGACCGCTATGTCGAAGTGGCGCGCGCGCTGGTCGGGGCCATTCGCGAGGTTTCTCCGGACCGGCTGATCTTCGCGGATGGAGCCGACATCGGTCAGACGCCCGTGCCGGGGCTGGTCGAGTTGGGACTGGTGCAAAGCACGCGAGGCTATCTCCCGAAAATGGTCAGCCATTACACGGCAACCTGGGTGCCGAAAAACGAGTTCGAGTCATTTGAGACGCCCACCTGGCCGATGGTCGCGGCGAATGGCGAGCGCTGGGATCGCGAACGGCTGCGCCGCGAATTGATCGACAAATGGCAGCCGCTTGTCGCGCAGGGTGTCCCGGTGCACGTAGGCGAATGGGGCTGCTTCATCAAGACCCCGCACGCCGTGGCGCTGCGGTGGATGACTGATCTGCTGTCGCTTTGGAAAGAAGCCGGTTGGGGTTGGGCGATGTGGAATCTGCGCGGCGGCTTCGGAATCGTCGACAGCGGCCGCGCCGACGTGAAGTACGAGAGTTTTCACGGCCACCAGCTCGACCGTGCGATGCTGGAATTGCTGCTCGCGCACTAG
- a CDS encoding DUF1328 domain-containing protein yields MLRWALIFLIIAIIAAVFGFGGIAGASADIAKVLFYIFLVLLVISALVAAFRGKPPV; encoded by the coding sequence ATGCTTAGATGGGCTCTTATTTTCCTGATCATCGCCATCATCGCCGCGGTCTTCGGCTTCGGCGGTATCGCGGGCGCTTCAGCGGACATCGCGAAAGTACTCTTCTACATTTTCCTCGTGCTGCTGGTCATCTCCGCGCTGGTCGCCGCCTTCCGTGGCAAACCGCCGGTGTGA
- a CDS encoding DUF1684 domain-containing protein — protein sequence MIPRVLLCGLLVLSVRSATAAAAAPDPAYVASLERARAERVERLTRPDGWLSLVGLHFLAPGANTVGTAADNQIVLTSGPAHLGTVMLDESGRATITLNPAADARVNGRQLLSVPLDETGAYGPTVVTCGSVTLFLIERGGRKALRVRDSESPRRKHFAGIDYFPIDPSWRVEATWVPFEPARRIAIRNILGQESPALIPGKAVFEHDGQKLELLPLVESADEPLFFVIADATSGEETYEAARFVYADPPRNGKLVLDFNQAVNPPCAFTPFATCPLPPKENRLPVAVRAGEKKYRGAHD from the coding sequence ATGATTCCACGCGTGCTCCTCTGCGGGCTGTTGGTCTTGAGTGTCCGGAGCGCGACCGCCGCGGCGGCGGCGCCGGATCCCGCTTACGTGGCGAGCCTCGAGCGCGCGCGAGCCGAGCGCGTCGAACGGCTGACCCGCCCGGACGGCTGGCTGAGTTTGGTCGGACTGCATTTTCTCGCGCCGGGGGCGAACACGGTGGGAACGGCTGCGGACAACCAGATCGTGCTGACGAGCGGGCCGGCGCATCTCGGCACGGTCATGCTCGACGAAAGCGGTCGCGCGACGATCACGTTGAATCCGGCGGCCGATGCGCGCGTGAATGGCCGGCAGTTGCTGAGCGTTCCGCTCGATGAAACCGGCGCCTACGGTCCCACGGTGGTCACGTGCGGCAGCGTGACGCTGTTCCTAATCGAGCGCGGCGGGCGCAAGGCGCTGCGCGTGCGGGACAGCGAATCGCCGCGGCGGAAGCATTTCGCGGGCATCGACTATTTCCCGATTGATCCGAGCTGGCGCGTGGAAGCGACGTGGGTGCCGTTCGAGCCGGCGCGGCGGATCGCGATTCGCAACATTCTTGGACAAGAGTCCCCCGCGCTGATTCCGGGCAAGGCGGTGTTCGAGCACGACGGCCAAAAGCTCGAGCTGCTGCCGCTAGTGGAGAGCGCGGACGAGCCGCTGTTCTTCGTGATCGCGGATGCGACGAGTGGCGAGGAGACGTATGAGGCGGCGCGGTTCGTCTACGCGGATCCGCCGCGCAACGGCAAACTGGTGCTGGATTTCAACCAAGCAGTGAATCCACCGTGTGCCTTCACGCCCTTTGCCACGTGCCCGCTGCCCCCGAAGGAGAATCGGCTGCCGGTCGCGGTGCGCGCCGGTGAGAAAAAGTATCGCGGCGCGCACGATTGA
- a CDS encoding Gfo/Idh/MocA family protein, producing MSSPLPTPLTVAIIGCGRPQISPLGFGMAHRHMAGYLASGRCTLAAVVDICRENADAFVAQHQPGAAIFAEARDMMQAIRPDLVSVCLWPHLHAEIVAAIAPFRPRAILCEKPMDVHWDAARRMHEVCREHDVMLAINHQRRFNLPIAKAKALLDGGEIGRLLRLEGAWHNLADAGTHVLDLMFFFNDDTPADWVLGQIDVRGATKFFGAINLAHGFTEFRFKNGVRATYHFGRDHAELGCLLRIIGEYGEIEILFDAPWLRIRRAAQREWETIDTGESIHDDKAIYRGIAELISCLETGAVPQLDSSRALRATEIIFATHESARRRARVDLPLPPGPDALLSMIASGEMTPEFAAQ from the coding sequence ATGAGTTCCCCGCTCCCCACCCCACTCACGGTGGCGATCATCGGCTGCGGCCGGCCGCAAATCTCCCCGCTGGGCTTCGGCATGGCGCACCGGCACATGGCCGGCTACCTCGCTTCCGGTCGCTGCACGCTGGCCGCGGTCGTTGATATCTGCCGGGAGAACGCCGATGCGTTTGTCGCGCAACATCAACCTGGCGCCGCAATCTTCGCCGAAGCGCGCGACATGATGCAGGCGATTCGGCCCGATCTGGTCAGTGTTTGCCTCTGGCCGCATCTGCACGCGGAGATCGTGGCCGCGATCGCGCCGTTTCGGCCGCGCGCCATCCTGTGCGAGAAGCCGATGGACGTGCACTGGGACGCCGCGCGGCGGATGCACGAGGTTTGTCGCGAGCATGACGTGATGCTCGCCATCAATCACCAACGGCGCTTCAACCTGCCGATTGCGAAAGCCAAGGCGCTGCTCGACGGCGGCGAAATCGGTCGGCTGCTCCGACTCGAGGGTGCCTGGCACAATCTCGCCGACGCCGGCACACACGTGCTCGACCTGATGTTCTTCTTCAACGACGACACGCCCGCCGACTGGGTGCTCGGGCAGATCGACGTTCGTGGTGCGACGAAGTTTTTCGGGGCGATCAATCTGGCGCACGGGTTCACCGAGTTCCGGTTCAAGAACGGCGTGCGCGCGACCTACCACTTCGGCCGAGATCACGCGGAGCTCGGCTGCCTGCTGCGGATCATCGGGGAGTACGGCGAAATCGAGATCCTCTTCGACGCGCCGTGGCTGCGGATCCGGCGCGCCGCCCAGCGCGAGTGGGAAACGATCGATACGGGCGAGAGCATCCACGACGACAAAGCAATCTACCGGGGCATTGCCGAGCTGATCTCCTGCCTCGAGACCGGCGCCGTGCCACAGCTCGACAGCTCGCGTGCGCTGCGTGCCACGGAGATCATTTTCGCCACGCACGAATCCGCCCGCCGCCGGGCGCGAGTCGATCTGCCGCTGCCGCCCGGCCCCGACGCATTGCTGTCGATGATCGCATCCGGCGAGATGACGCCCGAATTCGCGGCCCAATAG
- a CDS encoding alpha/beta hydrolase family protein, translating into MRNVLAALSLLFTLTSMQATSRPARLDDTPPPAYTLPDPLVGADGTRVHDRATWQHRRRPELLQLFAREVYGRTPLGRPEGMVFKVTTMEHAALGGAATRKEVTVRFGRDPNAPSMQLLLYVPNAVIARAERAPVFLGLNFYGNHTVHTDPAIALSARWIPAEAPNGANHRATEAARGSDAQKWPVEQILARGYAVATVYCGDLCPDRPDGLNASVASWLDAAAGDQRAPDAWGAIGVWAWGLSRALDYLETDPLVDASRVAVHGHSRLGKAALWAGAQDDRFALVISNESGCGGAALSKRIHGETVARINTVFPHWFARNFRRYDDHEEALPVDQHELLALVAPRPLYVASAEDDDWADPRGEFLAVKAAEPVFRLFGQTGPSGEDVPRVNEPSGGALRYHIRPGPHGMTAQDWAFYLAFADEWLKSALPAREPQR; encoded by the coding sequence ATGCGAAACGTTCTGGCTGCGCTGAGCCTGTTGTTCACGCTTACCTCCATGCAAGCGACCTCGCGTCCGGCGCGGCTCGATGACACGCCACCGCCGGCCTACACGTTACCGGATCCGCTGGTGGGTGCCGACGGGACGCGCGTGCACGACCGCGCGACCTGGCAGCACCGACGGCGGCCGGAACTGCTGCAGCTGTTCGCGCGCGAAGTCTACGGCCGGACGCCGCTCGGGCGGCCGGAGGGAATGGTGTTCAAAGTCACGACGATGGAGCACGCGGCGCTGGGTGGCGCGGCCACCCGGAAAGAAGTGACCGTGCGATTCGGACGCGATCCCAACGCGCCCTCGATGCAGCTGCTCCTGTATGTGCCCAACGCGGTGATCGCCCGGGCGGAGCGCGCGCCGGTATTTCTCGGACTGAATTTTTATGGGAATCACACGGTGCACACCGACCCTGCGATCGCGCTGTCGGCGCGGTGGATTCCGGCGGAGGCGCCGAACGGAGCGAACCACCGCGCGACGGAGGCGGCGCGCGGATCGGACGCGCAGAAGTGGCCCGTCGAGCAGATCCTCGCCCGCGGGTATGCGGTCGCAACGGTGTATTGCGGCGATTTGTGTCCCGATCGCCCCGACGGATTGAATGCCAGTGTGGCGAGCTGGCTCGACGCGGCGGCCGGCGACCAACGAGCTCCGGATGCGTGGGGTGCGATCGGCGTGTGGGCGTGGGGTCTGAGTCGGGCGCTCGATTATCTCGAAACCGATCCGCTGGTGGACGCGAGCCGCGTCGCGGTGCACGGGCATTCGCGGCTCGGCAAGGCGGCGCTCTGGGCCGGCGCGCAGGATGACCGCTTCGCGCTGGTGATCTCGAACGAATCCGGTTGCGGCGGCGCCGCGCTGAGCAAGCGCATCCACGGCGAAACCGTCGCGCGCATCAATACCGTCTTCCCGCACTGGTTCGCGCGCAATTTCCGCCGCTACGATGATCACGAGGAGGCACTCCCGGTCGATCAGCACGAACTGCTGGCGCTGGTGGCGCCGCGGCCGCTCTACGTCGCGAGTGCCGAGGACGATGATTGGGCGGATCCGCGCGGGGAGTTTCTCGCGGTGAAGGCGGCCGAGCCGGTGTTTCGGCTGTTCGGCCAAACGGGACCAAGCGGCGAAGACGTGCCGCGGGTCAATGAGCCGTCAGGCGGCGCGCTGCGTTACCACATCCGCCCGGGGCCGCACGGAATGACCGCGCAGGATTGGGCGTTCTATCTGGCTTTCGCCGACGAGTGGTTGAAATCGGCGCTGCCGGCGCGCGAACCGCAGCGCTAG